From a single Maniola hyperantus chromosome 3, iAphHyp1.2, whole genome shotgun sequence genomic region:
- the Mst57Da gene encoding uncharacterized protein Mst57Da, whose translation MFSSAHSSSTGSDASELSDSSSFRVSVCLRRYFSDVRARAFVLVRPARRVRWLQRRLRRQFALRGAFCLRVGGHLLPRAEPLRLLRAGELVEVIPLPEPQAENLTSQVADAPIQAEESRPEEKTITSTSFSADVALHRGSLPDRDDLNTETKPQDTEDNTHAAPDAVDADVNTGGEGALLGVKRRALALLDALDEGPPPPRRVRRRVRRRARRATTPAPDAPSASPGASPRASPPASPGASPAASPAAPQDVARNEDACARKPRMVHSLDVDDI comes from the exons ATGTTCTCGTCAGCACACAGCAGTTCAACCGGTTCGGATGCATCAGAACTGTCGGACTCGTCAAGTTTCCGCGTGAGCGTCTGCCTGCGCCGGTACTTCAGCGACGTGCGCGCGCGCGCCTTCGTGCTCGTGCGGCCCGCGCGCCGCGTGCGCTGGCTGCAGCGGCGCCTCCGCCGGCAGTTCGCGCTGCGCGGCGCCTTCTGCCTGCGCGTGGGCGGCCACCTGCTGCCGCGCGCCGAGCCGCTGCGCCTGCTGCGCGCCGGGGAGCTCGTCGA AGTCATTCCCTTACCAGAACCACAAGCAGAAAACCTGACGAGTCAAGTTGCTGATGCTCCGATCCAAGCCGAGGAGTCTCGGCCCGAGGAGAAAACCATCACATCCACATCCTTCAGTGCCGACGTCGCACTGCACAGGGGCTCCCTTCCCGACCGAGATGATCTCAACACGGAGACTAAGCCCCAGGACACGGAGGACAACACCCACGCTGCGCCGGATGCCGTGGACGCCGACGTGAACACCGGCGGTGAAGGCGCTCTGCTCGGCGTGAAGCGCCGGGCGCTGGCGCTGCTGGACGCGCTGGACGAgggcccgccgccgccgcgccgcgtgcgccgccgcgtgcgccgccgcgcgcgccgcgccaCCACGCCGGCGCCCGACGCGCCGTCGGCCTCCCCCGGCGCCTCGCCCCGCGCCTCGCCGCCCGCCTCCCCCGGCGCCTCGCCCGCCGCctcgcccgccgcgccgcaAGACGTGGCGCGGAACGAAGACGCGTGCGCGAGGAAACCGAGAATGGTACACTCGCTTGATGTTGACGACATCTAG
- the LOC117996389 gene encoding ubiquitin-conjugating enzyme E2 S, which translates to MSNVENVCPQVLRGVAREVRRLAASPPAGVKVLLREDDLSDVHALIDGPADTPYAGGVFRVRLALGREFPAAPPRAYFVTRIFHPNVSAAGEVCVNTLKRDWRPELGLAHALLAVRCLLIAPNADSALNAEAAALLRDRYDAYFARAKLYTDIHARAAAGDARDAAPSAAPRAKRSRRDPPARRILKRL; encoded by the exons ATGTCCAACGTGGAGAACGTGTGTCCGCAGGTGCTGCGCGGCGTGGCGCGCGAGGTGCGGCGCCTGGCCGCCAGCCCGCCCGCCGGCGTCAAGGTGCTGCTGCGCGAGGACGACCTCAGTGACGTGCACGCGCTCATCGACGGCCCAG CCGACACGCCGTACGCGGGCGGCGTGTTCCGCGTGCGCCTGGCGCTGGGCCGCGAGTTCccggccgcgccgccgcgcgcaTACTTCGTGACGCGCATCTTCCACCCCAACGTGTCGGCGGCGGGCGAGGTGTGCGTCAACACGCTGAAGCGCGACTGGCGGCCCGAGCTGGGGCTGGCGCACGCGCTGCTGGCCGTGCGCTGCCTGCTCATCGCGCCCAACGCCGACTCGGCGCTCAACGCGGAGGCGGCGGCGCTGCTGCGCGACCGCTACGACGCCTACTTCGCGCGCGCCAAGCTCTACACCGACATCCACGCGCGCGCCGCTGCGGGCGACGCGCGCGACGCCGCGCcctccgccgcgccgcgcgccaaGCGCTCGCGCCGCGACCCGCCCGCCCGCCGCATCCTCAAGCGCTTATGA
- the LOC117996390 gene encoding lens fiber major intrinsic protein-like isoform X1, with product MPTSDDDAGPGGARGWARRWWRALLAELLATALLVLLGVASLLPAGDEAVPLAHPAWAFGFVVLLNVEAFGPASGAHMNPAVSLAALLTGRLPARAAAAYVLAQLAGALLGAGALALLAPAGVGAGVTLPGSVSPAAAALVEALLTGALALLCCALWAAHEAGRDDPALSVKFGLTIAGLVFAGGAMTGASLNPARSFAPALLQGSFQHHWVYWVGPLGGATLAALLHRHVLLPPAPRAARPEDLPLHDKRDH from the exons CGGGGccgggcggcgcgcgcggctgGGCGCGGCGCTGGTGGCGCGCGCTGCTGGCCGAGCTGCTGGCCACGGCGCTGCTCGTGCTGCTGGGCGTGGCGTCGCTGCTGCCCGCGGGCGACGAGGCGGTGCCGCTGGCGCACCCCGCCTGGGCGTTCGGCTTCGTGGTGCTGCTCAACGTGGAGGCGTTCGGGCCGGCGTCGGGCGCGCACATGAACCCCGCCGTGTCGCTGGCGGCGCTGCTGACGGGCCGGCTgcccgcgcgcgccgccgccgcctacGTGCTGGCGCAGCTGGCGGGCGCGCTGCTGGGCGCGGGCGCGCTGGCGCTGCTGGCGCCGGCCGGCGTGGGCGCGGGGGTGACGCTGCCCGGGAGCGTGTCGCCGGCGGCGGCCGCGCTGGTGGAGGCGCTGCTGACGGGCGCGCTGGCGCTGCTGTGCTGCGCGCTGTGGGCGGCGCACGAGGCGGGCCGCGACGACCCCGCGCTCTCCGTCAAGTTCGGCCTCACCATCGCCGGCCTCGTGTTCGCGGGC GGCGCCATGACGGGCGCCAGCCTCAACCCGGCGCGCAGCTTCGCGCCCGCGCTGCTGCAGGGCTCCTTCCAGCACCACTGG GTGTACTGGGTGGGGCCGCTGGGCGGCGCGACGCTGGCTGCGCTGCTGCACCGCCACGTGCTGctgccgcccgcgccgcgcgccgcgcgccccgAGGACCTGCCGCTGCACGACAAGCGCGACCACTGA
- the LOC117996390 gene encoding lens fiber major intrinsic protein-like isoform X2 encodes MPTSDDDAGPGGARGWARRWWRALLAELLATALLVLLGVASLLPAGDEAVPLAHPAWAFGFVVLLNVEAFGPASGAHMNPAVSLAALLTGRLPARAAAAYVLAQLAGALLGAGALALLAPAGVGAGVTLPGSVSPAAAALVEALLTGALALLCCALWAAHEAGRDDPALSVKFGLTIAGLVFAGGAMTGASLNPARSFAPAWLQGSFQHHWVTTFC; translated from the exons CGGGGccgggcggcgcgcgcggctgGGCGCGGCGCTGGTGGCGCGCGCTGCTGGCCGAGCTGCTGGCCACGGCGCTGCTCGTGCTGCTGGGCGTGGCGTCGCTGCTGCCCGCGGGCGACGAGGCGGTGCCGCTGGCGCACCCCGCCTGGGCGTTCGGCTTCGTGGTGCTGCTCAACGTGGAGGCGTTCGGGCCGGCGTCGGGCGCGCACATGAACCCCGCCGTGTCGCTGGCGGCGCTGCTGACGGGCCGGCTgcccgcgcgcgccgccgccgcctacGTGCTGGCGCAGCTGGCGGGCGCGCTGCTGGGCGCGGGCGCGCTGGCGCTGCTGGCGCCGGCCGGCGTGGGCGCGGGGGTGACGCTGCCCGGGAGCGTGTCGCCGGCGGCGGCCGCGCTGGTGGAGGCGCTGCTGACGGGCGCGCTGGCGCTGCTGTGCTGCGCGCTGTGGGCGGCGCACGAGGCGGGCCGCGACGACCCCGCGCTCTCCGTCAAGTTCGGCCTCACCATCGCCGGCCTCGTGTTCGCGGGC GGCGCCATGACGGGCGCCAGCCTCAACCCGGCGCGCAGCTTCGCGCCCGCG tggctGCAGGGCTCCTTCCAGCACCACTGGGTAACTACCTTTTGTTGA